One segment of Bacillus alkalisoli DNA contains the following:
- a CDS encoding glycosyltransferase, which translates to MFILAIITCSFWLVVLVDAKIGMRKIIKLESVQPDITKGPLVSIIVAAKDEEKDIKESILSQLNQTYENVEWIIVNDRSDDKTGDIIDKLSNYDPRIKTIHIQELPEFWLGKNYALFKGYKESNGDYLLFTDADIMYEKTMISRAVTYFQQKELDHLTVAPNLKGRSFWTNAFISFFLFGFSYFKRPWKANDEKSKAAIGIGAFNLLRRDVYEAIGTHQEISMRPDDDLMLGLKVKNAGKRQNLLLAQNLLEVEWYPSLRSALIGLEKNTFAGLFYSYLMVAFALCGVFISQVWPFMAMFFTEGITRYLFIISILIIFFTYHQTANLMTKGANKYFFVFPITALIFMYSIIRATILTTIRGGIVWRGTFYSIKDLKRKV; encoded by the coding sequence ATGTTTATATTGGCTATAATTACATGCTCCTTTTGGTTGGTTGTACTTGTTGATGCCAAGATTGGTATGAGGAAAATTATAAAACTGGAATCTGTTCAGCCTGATATCACAAAAGGACCACTAGTATCTATTATAGTAGCCGCTAAGGATGAAGAAAAAGATATTAAAGAGAGCATCCTTTCTCAACTAAACCAAACATATGAAAATGTAGAATGGATAATTGTAAATGATAGATCTGATGATAAAACTGGAGATATTATAGATAAGCTATCTAATTATGACCCTCGCATAAAAACAATCCATATTCAAGAACTTCCAGAATTTTGGCTTGGGAAGAATTATGCATTATTTAAAGGTTACAAAGAAAGTAATGGCGATTATCTTCTTTTTACAGATGCAGATATTATGTATGAAAAAACGATGATTTCAAGAGCTGTTACGTATTTTCAACAAAAAGAATTAGATCATTTAACCGTTGCACCTAACCTAAAAGGTAGAAGCTTTTGGACTAATGCTTTTATTTCTTTCTTTTTGTTCGGGTTCTCTTATTTTAAAAGGCCATGGAAGGCTAACGATGAAAAAAGTAAAGCTGCAATTGGAATAGGTGCCTTTAATTTGTTAAGACGTGATGTATACGAGGCAATCGGGACACATCAGGAAATTAGCATGCGTCCAGACGATGATCTGATGTTAGGTTTAAAAGTTAAAAATGCAGGAAAAAGACAGAATTTACTTCTCGCGCAGAATTTATTAGAAGTCGAGTGGTATCCATCACTTAGGTCAGCATTGATTGGACTTGAGAAAAATACATTTGCTGGTCTTTTCTATAGTTATTTAATGGTAGCTTTCGCCTTATGCGGTGTATTTATTTCGCAAGTTTGGCCATTTATGGCAATGTTTTTTACAGAAGGAATCACTCGATATTTATTTATCATTAGTATTTTGATCATTTTTTTCACGTATCATCAAACTGCCAATTTAATGACAAAAGGGGCGAATAAGTATTTCTTTGTATTTCCCATAACGGCTCTTATTTTTATGTACAGTATTATTAGGGCGACTATCCTAACTACCATTAGAGGTGGTATCGTTTGGAGAGGTACATTTTATTCGATTAAAGACTTAAAAAGAAAAGTATAA
- a CDS encoding DUF6176 family protein has translation MLNGEEYLYWYSVQGNRGIEVNDSTHEIDKIHLRYWNECIDPIFQPVDLETTVVMIPENIKQHMK, from the coding sequence GTGTTAAATGGAGAAGAGTATTTATATTGGTATTCTGTTCAGGGTAATCGTGGAATCGAAGTAAATGATTCTACACATGAAATTGATAAAATTCACCTAAGATATTGGAATGAATGTATTGATCCGATTTTCCAACCAGTAGATTTAGAGACAACGGTTGTCATGATACCTGAAAATATTAAACAACATATGAAATAA
- a CDS encoding DUF4083 family protein, with the protein MNLVIATSGGLSILDSVIQLIVFLIIIAIPIIIIVRLTRKKHDRLKGVENKLDKVIQLLEKEKNNSK; encoded by the coding sequence ATGAACTTAGTTATTGCAACAAGCGGGGGATTATCCATTTTAGATTCAGTAATTCAATTGATTGTGTTTCTAATTATAATAGCAATACCTATAATTATCATCGTAAGATTAACTAGGAAGAAGCATGATCGATTAAAGGGTGTTGAGAATAAACTGGACAAAGTAATTCAATTATTAGAAAAAGAAAAAAATAATTCAAAGTAA
- a CDS encoding GNAT family N-acetyltransferase: protein MYQYYNGFVIREGTEGVPSESVEELFQDAGWARETPEWQKEKYTLIFQNSTWAFTIWDRDQMVGMIRVISDKIMAANIMDLVVHSRYRGQGLGQKLVSLCVQKLPHGDWFAHTSADNFSFYKKCGFEVKDLKKNGTCAYYGFSQARKDGHR, encoded by the coding sequence ATGTATCAATATTATAATGGATTTGTCATAAGAGAAGGTACGGAAGGTGTACCTTCTGAAAGTGTTGAGGAGCTATTTCAAGATGCTGGTTGGGCGAGAGAAACTCCGGAATGGCAAAAAGAAAAATACACGTTAATTTTTCAAAACTCAACCTGGGCTTTTACGATTTGGGACAGAGATCAGATGGTGGGTATGATAAGGGTTATTTCTGATAAGATAATGGCAGCAAATATTATGGACTTAGTAGTACACTCTAGATATAGGGGCCAAGGGCTAGGGCAGAAATTAGTTTCCTTATGTGTGCAAAAGCTTCCACATGGTGATTGGTTTGCACATACATCTGCTGACAACTTTTCGTTTTATAAAAAGTGTGGGTTTGAAGTGAAAGACTTAAAGAAAAATGGGACATGCGCGTATTATGGCTTTAGTCAAGCAAGAAAAGATGGACATCGGTAA
- a CDS encoding energy-converting hydrogenase B subunit EhbP produces the protein MKKILIKLKVSLLTLLLLLLLPSTLVLAASYDLLKPEEVEKRAHFIVRGTYDFKADSISGGHMYRGFEFMVKEVIYGDVETGRMIIGLQVYDDGWVKEHQEQGGEFLLFAEKHDLNEFYVPVLGTNGLIPILDGKVLDEDKKRATYFEKFMDGNKGENTQLYVIVATIIVFVLIVVVKKRKPHLSRE, from the coding sequence TTGAAAAAAATTTTAATTAAGCTAAAAGTTAGTTTGTTAACTTTACTTTTGTTGCTGTTGCTACCTTCAACTTTGGTATTAGCTGCATCTTATGACTTGCTCAAACCAGAAGAAGTAGAAAAAAGAGCACATTTCATTGTTAGAGGAACATATGATTTCAAAGCCGATAGTATCTCAGGTGGACATATGTATAGAGGATTTGAGTTTATGGTAAAAGAAGTTATTTATGGAGATGTTGAAACTGGAAGAATGATTATTGGTTTACAAGTTTATGATGATGGTTGGGTTAAAGAACACCAAGAACAAGGCGGGGAGTTTTTACTTTTTGCTGAAAAACATGATTTAAACGAATTTTATGTTCCTGTTCTTGGGACAAATGGACTTATTCCTATTTTAGATGGTAAGGTTTTGGATGAAGATAAGAAAAGAGCTACCTATTTTGAAAAATTCATGGATGGAAATAAAGGAGAAAATACACAATTATATGTTATTGTTGCTACGATAATAGTTTTTGTTCTTATTGTAGTAGTTAAAAAAAGGAAACCGCACCTTTCTAGAGAATAA
- a CDS encoding MMPL family transporter, which produces MIRLAELTSKRKWVWLIVGIWIILAGALSAAPSANDYKVNTGENDLPKDTQSVVASEKLENYFPDDSGLLGLLVFYNEKGWNKDNYQQIDKVSEWITDKTDEFAIESSVPFHLFPNETKEAFLSESGTTLVLPLMMKDSVEMADINTAVNAIQQFADELLVAGSLKITGPAGIASDTIAIFSNADLVLLFSTIALVLVLLIVIYRSPLLAIIPLVAVAIVYQVVDRVLGMFAANEVFAIEAQSLSIVMILLFGATTDYCLFVFSRYREELRKTENKYEAMREAVKEVAEPIFFSGGTVFAAMLVLLLATYGPYQNFGPVFAITIVIVLLAGLTLVPALFTICGRRAFWPAIPKVGEKTLQKNRFWSRIGSFVTKKPYVAGGIVLVFLMINGLNALSIQYSFNLIKSFPEDMNSRVGFEQLEAEFPAGELAPVTVLLEKKSTYTFDNEELRALENLSENLLSLEGVLSTTFPDMDVIETGGRIGSRWLDDQEKALKFDIVLDMNPYDKEALDALTQWSEQKDDLLVESGLSLDEYAIHFTGQTAKQADIRAINDRDTLIVIIVVTLVIFGMLIFHSRSLIAPIYMMATILLSYASALGLSWFIFENFFGYEGMSYRIPLYSFVFLVALGVDYNIMLISRIKEENRRFSMQESVRRGVALTGGVISSAGLILAATFGVLMTQPILELFMFGFIVSIGILMDAFLVRGMLVPAIVSILGHWNWWPSKIKKDSGEKEFTNE; this is translated from the coding sequence ATGATAAGGTTAGCTGAATTAACATCGAAAAGAAAATGGGTTTGGCTTATTGTTGGTATTTGGATAATACTTGCAGGTGCTTTAAGTGCTGCACCATCTGCCAATGACTATAAAGTAAACACGGGAGAAAATGATTTACCTAAAGATACCCAGTCAGTTGTAGCTAGCGAGAAGCTTGAAAACTATTTTCCTGATGACAGCGGATTACTAGGGTTGTTAGTTTTTTATAATGAAAAAGGTTGGAATAAAGATAACTATCAACAAATAGACAAAGTGAGTGAATGGATAACAGATAAAACGGACGAGTTTGCAATTGAATCCTCTGTTCCATTTCACCTCTTTCCAAATGAAACAAAAGAAGCGTTCCTATCAGAAAGTGGTACAACACTCGTTTTACCTCTTATGATGAAAGATAGTGTAGAGATGGCTGACATTAATACTGCAGTCAATGCTATTCAACAATTTGCAGATGAGTTATTAGTAGCGGGCTCTTTAAAAATTACAGGTCCTGCTGGAATTGCATCTGACACAATTGCTATTTTCTCTAATGCTGACTTAGTTTTACTATTTTCTACAATTGCACTAGTACTTGTATTATTAATCGTTATTTATCGCTCTCCGTTACTAGCAATTATTCCGTTAGTAGCAGTAGCAATTGTGTATCAAGTAGTAGATAGAGTGTTAGGAATGTTTGCTGCAAATGAAGTGTTTGCCATTGAAGCACAATCTTTATCGATTGTGATGATTTTGCTATTTGGGGCAACAACGGATTACTGTTTATTTGTTTTCTCTCGTTATCGTGAGGAACTACGTAAAACGGAAAATAAGTATGAAGCAATGCGTGAAGCTGTGAAAGAAGTGGCTGAGCCAATATTCTTTAGCGGTGGTACGGTATTTGCTGCTATGTTAGTTTTATTATTAGCAACCTACGGACCGTATCAAAATTTCGGCCCTGTTTTTGCGATTACAATCGTTATCGTATTATTAGCTGGTTTAACGCTAGTACCTGCATTGTTTACGATTTGTGGTCGTCGTGCGTTTTGGCCAGCGATCCCAAAGGTTGGAGAAAAAACGTTACAAAAAAACCGCTTTTGGAGTCGAATCGGTTCTTTTGTAACAAAGAAGCCATATGTTGCTGGAGGAATTGTATTAGTATTTTTAATGATTAATGGATTAAACGCTTTATCCATCCAATATTCTTTTAATCTTATTAAATCTTTTCCAGAAGATATGAACTCAAGAGTTGGCTTTGAGCAATTAGAAGCAGAGTTTCCTGCTGGCGAACTCGCTCCGGTGACAGTTCTATTAGAAAAGAAATCAACCTATACATTTGATAATGAAGAACTAAGGGCATTAGAAAATTTAAGTGAGAACCTTTTATCATTAGAAGGAGTGCTTTCTACCACTTTTCCCGATATGGATGTGATTGAGACTGGTGGACGAATAGGTAGTCGTTGGTTGGATGATCAAGAAAAAGCATTAAAATTTGATATTGTTTTAGATATGAATCCATATGACAAAGAAGCACTAGACGCTCTGACTCAATGGAGCGAGCAAAAAGATGACCTATTAGTGGAAAGTGGGTTATCATTGGATGAGTATGCCATTCATTTTACTGGTCAAACTGCTAAACAAGCAGATATACGTGCAATAAATGATAGAGATACATTAATCGTAATTATCGTGGTTACATTGGTTATTTTTGGGATGTTAATATTCCATAGTCGTTCTCTTATTGCGCCTATTTATATGATGGCTACGATTTTACTTTCTTACGCTTCAGCATTAGGGTTAAGTTGGTTTATATTTGAAAACTTCTTCGGTTATGAAGGAATGAGCTATCGCATACCACTATATTCCTTTGTTTTCCTTGTGGCGCTTGGTGTAGACTATAATATAATGTTAATCTCTCGAATAAAAGAAGAGAATAGAAGATTCAGCATGCAAGAATCTGTCCGCCGTGGTGTTGCTTTAACAGGTGGAGTTATTTCTTCTGCAGGATTAATACTTGCTGCAACGTTCGGTGTATTAATGACTCAACCGATTTTAGAGTTATTCATGTTCGGCTTTATTGTAAGTATTGGTATTTTAATGGATGCTTTCTTAGTTCGCGGAATGCTCGTACCTGCGATTGTGTCAATACTTGGTCATTGGAATTGGTGGCCGTCAAAAATAAAAAAAGATTCAGGAGAAAAGGAGTTTACAAATGAATAG